From Woronichinia naegeliana WA131, the proteins below share one genomic window:
- a CDS encoding IS1 family transposase, with the protein MSILKKSSMKILNDVGLCQEKEDALFKKNCPHCYSENVKIHSHYQTKGNGERKMFICQECSSCFAETYGSVIAGLETPLSEIVKVLKARMEGIGLNAAARAFGYAKTTILNWEKKLSGLQETLFLYALVNEFVKLVIEGDELYTKVGKNKEASASEGWTIVLMDRASRFIWHLKCGRKEQKLFLEAMMTVAELFERSAESLQLFTDGEKRYSQLLFNICHEVLRTGKRGRPTKVLPKGLVVRLKNKSSKRRDSEGKLKKVETPKPEHPETTEKPEEKDVHANHVEAFNSAIRRYLAAFRRRTNTYAKSVVGLQRVLDIFWMVHNFVRSHFTTKKVPAVALGIIEKGLTWEDLLQIRLIS; encoded by the coding sequence ATGTCAATATTAAAGAAAAGCTCTATGAAAATCCTGAATGATGTTGGCTTGTGCCAAGAAAAAGAGGATGCCTTATTCAAGAAAAACTGTCCTCATTGCTATAGTGAAAACGTAAAAATACATTCTCATTATCAAACGAAAGGTAACGGGGAACGTAAAATGTTCATTTGTCAAGAATGTAGTTCTTGTTTTGCTGAGACTTATGGTAGCGTAATCGCTGGCTTAGAAACCCCATTAAGTGAAATTGTAAAAGTATTAAAAGCCAGAATGGAAGGAATAGGATTAAATGCAGCAGCTCGAGCATTCGGCTACGCGAAAACAACAATATTGAATTGGGAAAAGAAATTATCAGGATTACAAGAGACATTATTTTTATACGCCTTAGTGAATGAATTTGTTAAATTAGTAATAGAAGGGGATGAACTATACACAAAAGTTGGAAAAAATAAAGAAGCAAGTGCCTCTGAGGGGTGGACAATCGTGCTCATGGACAGGGCTAGCCGCTTTATTTGGCATTTAAAATGTGGTCGAAAAGAGCAGAAATTATTTCTAGAAGCAATGATGACGGTAGCGGAATTATTTGAAAGGAGTGCAGAATCTCTCCAGTTATTTACAGATGGAGAAAAGCGATATAGTCAACTGCTATTTAATATTTGTCACGAAGTATTAAGGACTGGAAAGCGAGGTCGTCCCACCAAAGTATTACCGAAGGGTCTTGTAGTAAGACTAAAAAATAAGAGTAGTAAACGTCGAGATTCTGAGGGTAAACTAAAGAAAGTAGAAACTCCGAAACCAGAACATCCAGAGACAACAGAAAAACCAGAAGAAAAGGACGTCCATGCCAACCACGTTGAGGCATTTAATAGTGCTATCCGACGCTATTTAGCCGCCTTTCGTCGTCGTACAAATACTTATGCTAAATCTGTTGTGGGATTACAGCGAGTCCTAGATATTTTCTGGATGGTTCATAACTTTGTTCGCAGCCATTTTACGACGAAAAAAGTTCCTGCTGTAGCTCTCGGTATAATTGAAAAAGGGTTAACTTGGGAGGACTTACTCCAAATTCGCCTGATTTCTTGA
- a CDS encoding ribbon-helix-helix domain-containing protein, with the protein MTQLSTKQRISITVDAKLLKEIDLLTENRSAAVEEGLRLWHHQRIEEQLRTFYQNLKPTEQQFEQDWGELAQNQMEEILEAEGL; encoded by the coding sequence ATGACGCAATTAAGTACAAAGCAAAGAATATCTATTACCGTTGATGCCAAGCTACTTAAAGAGATTGATCTGCTCACAGAAAATCGTTCAGCCGCCGTTGAAGAAGGTTTGCGACTATGGCATCATCAGCGAATCGAAGAACAGTTACGCACTTTTTACCAAAACCTAAAACCGACTGAGCAACAATTTGAGCAGGACTGGGGAGAACTTGCCCAAAACCAAATGGAAGAAATTTTGGAAGCAGAAGGACTTTAA
- a CDS encoding serine/threonine-protein kinase, with product MSYCVNPSCPHPKNPNNVQICQACGGKLRLNGRYQTLGLLGKGGFGATFAAADVGLPGTPICVVKQLRPSTDDPNVFRMAKQLFEREAQTLGKVGNHPQIPRLLDYFEDSQQFYLVQEYVKGHNLHQEVKRNGTFSEGGVKQFLTEILPILTYIHSQEVIHRDIKPANLIRRQTDQQLVLIDFGAVKNKVNSVLAANTSAQTALTAFAIGTTGFAPPEQMAMRPVYASDIYALGITCIYLLTGRTPKEIDCNHQTGEMEWERYVTVGESFAKVIRTMLEISVRHRYKSAQQVLDAMNALPYEEGMKQSLVTAPLVKDSPDSTALNTATGIRSNISTSFSQMNTGIKTVNRSQPSDIQTRLKSSPSPQSNGGVNPAAPRAASAGGGGQGSVALNISVKGSRNNRRGNENVNLNQPVQWTTKEVLSAYEKGKRDFTDQDLQGLVFVKCFIPGINCYQSDLSRANFQNADLTRADFGKAILVQTSLKEANLSDAYFGYANLEGADLRGADLRGANFKYASLRGANFCGVDLSSTHISPEQLSLAKTNWRTVMPNGKRGMW from the coding sequence ATGAGCTATTGCGTAAATCCCTCTTGCCCTCATCCCAAGAACCCCAATAACGTTCAAATTTGCCAGGCCTGTGGGGGTAAATTGCGTTTGAATGGACGTTATCAGACCCTGGGTCTGCTGGGGAAAGGAGGATTTGGCGCGACTTTTGCAGCCGCCGATGTGGGATTACCCGGCACACCGATCTGTGTGGTTAAACAATTGCGCCCTTCTACGGATGATCCCAATGTTTTTCGGATGGCGAAGCAACTGTTTGAACGGGAAGCTCAGACCCTCGGCAAGGTAGGTAATCACCCCCAGATCCCTCGATTGCTTGATTATTTTGAAGATAGTCAACAGTTTTACTTGGTTCAAGAATACGTAAAAGGCCATAATCTCCATCAAGAAGTGAAACGCAATGGCACCTTTAGCGAAGGCGGGGTGAAACAGTTTTTAACGGAAATTCTCCCAATTCTGACCTATATCCATTCCCAGGAAGTCATTCATCGAGATATTAAACCTGCTAACCTCATTCGTCGTCAGACCGATCAGCAACTCGTTCTGATTGATTTTGGTGCCGTTAAAAATAAGGTCAATTCTGTATTGGCGGCTAATACCTCGGCTCAAACGGCCCTAACCGCCTTTGCGATCGGAACTACCGGATTCGCACCACCAGAGCAGATGGCCATGCGTCCTGTTTATGCCAGTGACATTTACGCCCTAGGGATAACCTGTATTTATCTCTTAACAGGGAGAACCCCGAAAGAAATTGACTGTAATCATCAAACGGGAGAAATGGAATGGGAGCGTTATGTCACCGTTGGTGAGTCCTTTGCCAAAGTGATTAGAACGATGCTAGAGATATCGGTTCGTCACCGCTATAAATCGGCCCAACAAGTTCTGGATGCTATGAATGCCTTGCCCTATGAAGAAGGGATGAAACAGTCTTTGGTTACGGCTCCACTCGTTAAGGATTCCCCTGACTCCACTGCTCTTAATACAGCCACCGGTATCCGTTCCAACATTTCTACTTCCTTCAGTCAGATGAACACTGGCATTAAAACGGTCAATCGTTCTCAACCCTCGGACATTCAAACGAGACTGAAAAGTTCCCCCTCTCCCCAATCCAATGGGGGGGTTAATCCGGCGGCTCCTCGTGCGGCTTCGGCCGGTGGGGGCGGTCAGGGAAGTGTGGCTTTAAATATCTCAGTTAAGGGCAGTCGCAATAATCGTCGGGGTAACGAAAATGTCAACCTTAATCAGCCGGTTCAATGGACAACTAAAGAGGTGCTGAGTGCCTATGAGAAAGGAAAACGAGATTTTACGGATCAGGATCTTCAGGGACTTGTCTTTGTCAAGTGTTTTATTCCTGGGATCAATTGTTATCAATCGGATTTAAGTCGTGCTAATTTTCAAAATGCAGATTTAACCCGTGCGGACTTTGGTAAAGCAATCTTAGTGCAAACCTCGCTCAAGGAGGCAAATTTAAGTGATGCTTATTTTGGTTATGCCAATTTAGAAGGGGCAGATTTACGGGGGGCAGATTTGCGAGGGGCTAACTTTAAGTATGCCAGTTTGCGGGGAGCCAATTTCTGTGGAGTGGATTTAAGTTCTACCCATATTTCTCCAGAGCAACTTTCCCTAGCCAAAACCAATTGGCGTACAGTGATGCCGAATGGAAAACGGGGGATGTGGTAA
- a CDS encoding DUF29 domain-containing protein produces MTIFVPEQTKSTLLYENDFELWLEQTINQLKSQQFEQLDIEHLIEELTDLGKSNKRSLESNLIILIAHLLKLKIQQDAPEMMKSSWLDSVSEHRQRILYDLEEIPSLKSHLETAIAKVYPSSRKLAIKEGKRAKFGVRVPLEKEYPLDCPFTVEQILDEDFEGVEFNHDDHPNPLTP; encoded by the coding sequence ATGACTATTTTTGTTCCAGAGCAAACTAAATCTACTTTGCTTTATGAAAATGATTTTGAGTTATGGCTTGAGCAAACCATTAATCAACTTAAAAGCCAACAATTTGAGCAACTGGATATTGAACATTTAATTGAGGAATTAACGGATTTGGGTAAATCAAATAAGCGATCGCTGGAAAGCAATTTAATTATTCTGATTGCCCACTTACTCAAACTCAAAATTCAGCAAGATGCCCCTGAAATGATGAAAAGTAGTTGGTTGGATTCCGTTAGTGAACATCGTCAACGAATTCTCTACGATTTGGAAGAAATACCTTCCCTCAAATCCCATTTAGAAACGGCGATCGCCAAAGTTTATCCGAGTTCTCGTAAACTAGCCATTAAGGAAGGCAAGCGGGCTAAATTTGGGGTAAGAGTTCCCTTAGAAAAAGAATATCCCCTGGATTGTCCGTTTACCGTAGAACAAATTTTAGATGAAGATTTTGAAGGAGTAGAGTTTAACCATGACGATCACCCCAACCCCTTAACTCCTTAA
- a CDS encoding HNH endonuclease, with translation MNNNSVDNFQELFEKYKKSKKELHRSLTRLDERAASINKRYEARNIFNSWRDSIAGKEWKQRQYEWQQGKCSDCSFVAHSVEYLEIDHIKPISTNPELAVDTTNLRLVCSPCNRKKGNKDK, from the coding sequence ATGAATAATAATTCTGTAGATAACTTCCAAGAGCTATTTGAGAAGTACAAAAAGTCAAAAAAGGAGCTGCATCGAAGTTTAACTAGACTTGATGAAAGGGCCGCGAGCATTAATAAACGCTACGAAGCTCGTAATATTTTTAATAGCTGGAGAGATTCTATCGCGGGGAAAGAATGGAAACAACGACAATATGAATGGCAACAAGGAAAATGTTCAGATTGTTCTTTTGTTGCTCACAGTGTTGAATATCTTGAAATAGATCATATTAAGCCTATTTCTACAAACCCTGAGCTTGCCGTTGATACAACGAATTTAAGATTGGTCTGTTCTCCTTGTAATAGAAAAAAAGGAAACAAAGACAAATGA
- a CDS encoding DUF3479 domain-containing protein, translating to MIITGFETFNAGLYRQAAQLAQSRCPDLEILIFSDRQLTTAENTIAEALQGAQVFFASLIFDYDQVMWRRERVENIPIRLVFESALELMSLTQLGQFKIGDKPKGMPKPIQFILSKFSSGKEEDKLAGYLSFLKTGRHWYRLARSYKRCNTRGSRNQANLE from the coding sequence GTGATCATTACCGGCTTTGAAACCTTTAATGCGGGTCTCTATCGTCAGGCTGCCCAATTAGCCCAGAGTCGCTGTCCAGATTTAGAAATATTGATCTTCAGCGATCGCCAACTAACAACGGCAGAGAATACCATTGCTGAAGCATTGCAAGGAGCGCAGGTCTTTTTTGCGAGTTTAATTTTTGACTATGATCAGGTGATGTGGCGACGGGAAAGGGTTGAAAATATTCCCATTCGTTTAGTCTTTGAATCGGCCCTAGAATTAATGAGTTTAACGCAGTTAGGCCAGTTTAAAATTGGCGATAAACCGAAAGGAATGCCTAAACCGATTCAGTTTATTTTAAGCAAATTTTCCAGTGGCAAAGAAGAGGATAAACTAGCCGGTTATTTAAGCTTTTTAAAAACTGGGCGGCACTGGTATCGTCTAGCTAGAAGCTACAAACGTTGCAATACGAGAGGTTCAAGAAATCAGGCGAATTTGGAGTAA
- a CDS encoding Rpn family recombination-promoting nuclease/putative transposase: protein MPGIIAELIPNIPSDCEFDYIAPVIKEREFRLDGLFIPQSENWNIPLIFLEAQMQSDAVFYGRYFAEIFLYLQQYPEKRPWQGLLILHNRQQYLGESVPYQVLLREQVKCLYLEDLLPRADISPNLALLKLLVLEEAEAFHLGRHILEESETQTTFQRV from the coding sequence ATGCCGGGGATAATTGCGGAATTAATCCCTAATATTCCCTCTGATTGCGAATTTGATTACATTGCTCCTGTTATCAAGGAACGAGAATTTAGACTGGACGGATTGTTTATTCCCCAGTCGGAAAATTGGAATATTCCCTTGATTTTTCTCGAAGCACAAATGCAATCAGATGCGGTTTTTTATGGACGATATTTTGCCGAAATTTTTCTTTATCTTCAGCAGTATCCAGAAAAGCGTCCCTGGCAAGGTTTATTGATTCTGCATAACCGACAACAATACCTCGGTGAAAGCGTTCCCTATCAAGTTTTGCTACGGGAGCAAGTCAAGTGTTTATACCTAGAAGATCTTTTGCCGCGTGCCGACATTAGCCCCAACTTGGCGTTACTCAAACTTTTAGTTCTTGAAGAAGCTGAAGCTTTTCACCTGGGTCGGCATATCCTAGAGGAGTCTGAGACACAAACGACTTTCCAACGGGTGTGA
- a CDS encoding DUF2887 domain-containing protein: MPGIIAELIPNIPPDCEFDYIAPVVKEQEFRLDGLFIPQSENWNIPLIFLEAQMQSDAGFYGRYFAEIFLYLQQYPEKRPWQGLLILHNRQQYLGESVPYQVLLREQVKCLYLEDLLPRADISPNLALLKLLVLEEAEAFHLGRHILEESETQTTFQQRLNLIETILVNKFPHLGTQEILRMLDLKTTDITQSRFYQEVVEVGRQEGLQAGLLAGEADLILRQLTRKYGTLTPEVNQQIKALTIAELGDLGEALLDFVEISDLENWLGHCGSSS; encoded by the coding sequence ATGCCAGGGATAATTGCGGAATTAATCCCTAATATTCCCCCTGATTGCGAATTTGATTACATTGCTCCTGTTGTCAAAGAACAAGAATTTAGACTGGACGGATTGTTTATTCCCCAGTCAGAAAATTGGAATATTCCCTTAATTTTTCTCGAAGCACAAATGCAATCAGATGCGGGTTTTTATGGACGATATTTTGCCGAAATTTTTCTTTATCTTCAGCAGTATCCAGAAAAGCGTCCCTGGCAAGGTTTATTGATTCTGCATAACCGACAACAATACCTCGGTGAAAGCGTTCCCTATCAAGTTTTGCTACGGGAGCAAGTCAAGTGTTTATACCTGGAAGACCTTTTGCCGCGTGCCGACATTAGCCCCAACTTGGCGTTACTCAAACTTTTAGTTCTTGAAGAAGCTGAAGCTTTTCACCTGGGTCGGCATATCCTAGAGGAGTCTGAGACACAAACGACCTTTCAACAAAGGTTAAACTTAATTGAGACTATACTGGTTAATAAATTTCCCCATTTGGGTACTCAGGAGATTTTAAGAATGTTAGACCTCAAAACAACAGACATTACCCAATCCCGTTTTTATCAAGAAGTTGTGGAAGTCGGAAGGCAGGAGGGACTTCAAGCTGGGCTTCTTGCTGGAGAGGCTGATCTAATTTTACGTCAGTTAACTCGAAAATATGGAACTTTAACTCCGGAAGTTAACCAACAGATTAAAGCGTTAACGATCGCCGAGTTAGGAGATTTGGGAGAAGCGTTACTTGATTTTGTGGAGATAAGCGATTTGGAAAACTGGTTAGGTCATTGTGGAAGTTCATCCTAA
- a CDS encoding type II toxin-antitoxin system PemK/MazF family toxin yields MEESPYPRQGEIYLIRALKTLGDTKKRPALVISLNIRNQFSSSVLVVPLTSDLSGGETPTRILIKAGEGGLSKDSLVLCDNISAVRKIYLEHGPYGSVSLESLQRVQQGIQIAIAIF; encoded by the coding sequence ATGGAAGAGAGTCCTTATCCTCGTCAGGGAGAAATTTATTTAATTCGAGCTTTAAAAACGTTAGGAGATACAAAAAAACGCCCCGCTTTAGTGATTTCTCTCAATATCAGAAATCAGTTTTCTAGTAGTGTTTTAGTCGTTCCCTTGACCAGTGACTTATCGGGTGGAGAAACACCTACTCGTATTCTAATCAAAGCTGGAGAGGGTGGGTTGAGCAAGGATTCTTTGGTTTTATGTGACAATATTTCTGCTGTCCGCAAGATTTACCTAGAGCATGGCCCCTATGGTTCCGTTTCTCTGGAATCTTTACAACGGGTGCAGCAAGGTATTCAAATTGCAATTGCTATTTTTTAG
- a CDS encoding DUF4351 domain-containing protein, giving the protein MLNLKTADITQSRFYQEVVEVGRQEGLQAGLKEGLQEGLQEGLRAGEADLILRQLTRKYGTLAPEVNQQIKALTIAELGDLGEALLDFVEISDLENWLGHCGSSS; this is encoded by the coding sequence ATGTTAAACCTAAAAACAGCAGACATTACCCAATCCCGTTTTTATCAAGAGGTTGTGGAAGTCGGACGGCAGGAGGGACTCCAAGCTGGGCTTAAAGAAGGTCTTCAAGAAGGGCTTCAGGAAGGGCTTCGTGCGGGAGAAGCTGATCTGATTTTGCGTCAGTTAACCCGAAAATATGGAACTTTGGCTCCAGAAGTTAACCAACAGATTAAAGCGTTGACGATCGCCGAGTTAGGAGATTTGGGAGAAGCGTTACTTGATTTTGTGGAGATAAGCGATTTGGAAAACTGGTTAGGTCATTGTGGAAGTTCATCCTAA
- the ruvX gene encoding Holliday junction resolvase RuvX: MEIVSALGLDIGKKRIGVAGCDGTGLIAAGITTIERTSFQQDVEQLQSLVTLRSVQVLVVGLPYTMDGNLGFQAKQVQKFVHRLSKILPLPVEYVDERLTSVEAENQLKAQKRFSTWNKGLIDQQAAQIILQQWLDQRRLGR, encoded by the coding sequence ATGGAAATCGTTTCAGCCCTCGGATTGGATATTGGCAAAAAACGGATCGGCGTGGCGGGATGCGATGGAACGGGTTTAATTGCGGCTGGTATTACCACAATTGAACGCACCTCTTTTCAGCAGGATGTGGAGCAGTTACAGTCTTTAGTTACTTTGCGATCGGTGCAAGTTTTGGTGGTGGGTTTGCCCTATACAATGGATGGTAATTTAGGGTTTCAGGCTAAACAGGTGCAAAAATTTGTCCATCGTCTTAGCAAGATATTGCCCTTGCCCGTTGAATATGTGGATGAACGATTAACTTCTGTGGAAGCAGAAAACCAATTAAAGGCACAAAAACGGTTTTCGACTTGGAACAAGGGCTTAATTGATCAACAGGCTGCTCAGATTATTTTGCAACAATGGTTGGATCAACGGAGGCTGGGGAGGTAG
- the pheT gene encoding phenylalanine--tRNA ligase subunit beta: MRISVNWLQELVKVNLTPIALADLLTIAGLEVEEIEDRRQWAQGVVVGRVVERIQHPNADKLSVCQVDIGQPELQTIVCGASNVQADLLVPVATIGAYLPIVDLKIRPTKLRGVRSEGMICSLAELGLEKNSSGIHIFTENLPLGSEVGPLLGLDDVILEISPTANRADAMSMVGIAREVAALTGATLNLPSVPSLEVADQSLTVAIEAEKACPAYIGTVIEGVTIAPSPDWLQRRLQAAGVRPINNVVDITNYILLEWGQPLHAFDRDRLQQLTDATALELGVRFAEEGETLATLDGQTRNLVPNNLLITANNLPVALAGVMGGSTTEVHDGTQNIILESALFDSVVIRRSSKSQSLRSESSTRYERGVNHRELETALQRAIALITTLAGGTVTRQGRADYRPDVADPAIELRLERVRSVLGPVKTETGKGEIAAIDVERILTDLSCQLTSVSEEPQVWTVMVPSYRYRDIEREIDLIEEVARLYGYDRFYEQLPDKTEPGGLSLEYQLERQIRESFRAVGLTEVVQYSLVKPQGLEVVLANPLFAEYSALRTNLLDALIDAFAYNQSQGNGALNAFEIGRIFWQNGEGIQEADAIAGILGGEFFPLGQWTQGGKPAVMTWYEAKGLLENVLARLGLSVEYQPDSKDTRLHPGRTASLWLKGQYLGIFGQLHPQLRQERSLPDAVYAFEFKMSVLLNTLQQDSLTTPHFVPYSTYPAVARDLAFYAPIKLAVRDLTQSMNQAGGDLLDDIQLFDDYQGDSVPSGQRSLAFSLVYRASDRTLTDAEVDPVHNQIREALSSQFAVTLRS, translated from the coding sequence ATGCGTATCTCTGTTAACTGGTTACAAGAACTGGTCAAAGTCAACCTGACCCCGATCGCCTTGGCAGACTTGTTAACGATCGCCGGTCTCGAAGTGGAAGAAATTGAAGATCGCCGTCAATGGGCCCAGGGGGTGGTCGTTGGCCGAGTGGTGGAAAGAATACAACATCCCAATGCCGATAAGTTAAGTGTTTGCCAAGTGGATATTGGTCAACCTGAATTGCAAACAATTGTCTGTGGTGCCAGCAATGTTCAGGCTGATCTCCTAGTTCCGGTGGCCACAATTGGAGCCTATTTACCGATCGTTGACCTTAAGATCCGCCCAACCAAATTACGGGGCGTGCGATCGGAGGGCATGATCTGTTCCCTGGCGGAATTGGGTCTAGAAAAAAATTCCAGTGGTATTCATATTTTTACAGAGAATCTTCCCCTCGGCAGTGAGGTGGGGCCGTTATTAGGGCTAGATGACGTAATTCTAGAAATTAGCCCAACCGCTAATCGTGCCGATGCCATGAGTATGGTGGGCATTGCCAGGGAAGTGGCCGCCCTGACTGGAGCTACCTTAAATTTACCCAGTGTTCCTAGCCTCGAAGTAGCCGATCAAAGTTTAACGGTGGCAATTGAAGCGGAAAAAGCTTGTCCGGCCTACATTGGCACGGTGATCGAAGGAGTGACCATTGCCCCTTCCCCCGATTGGCTACAACGCCGTTTACAGGCTGCTGGTGTTCGTCCCATTAATAACGTAGTTGATATCACCAATTATATTTTGTTGGAATGGGGGCAACCACTCCATGCTTTTGATCGCGATCGCCTACAGCAATTAACCGATGCAACAGCTTTAGAACTAGGGGTTCGTTTTGCTGAAGAAGGTGAAACCCTAGCCACCCTAGATGGCCAAACCCGCAATCTGGTGCCCAATAATCTTTTAATTACGGCGAATAACCTTCCCGTGGCCCTCGCCGGTGTGATGGGAGGATCAACCACAGAAGTTCATGATGGCACGCAGAATATTATTCTCGAATCGGCTCTCTTTGACTCAGTGGTGATTCGTCGCTCTAGCAAAAGTCAAAGTCTTCGCAGTGAGTCCTCAACCCGCTATGAACGGGGGGTTAATCACCGAGAACTAGAAACGGCTTTACAACGGGCGATCGCGTTAATAACGACCCTAGCGGGCGGTACTGTCACCCGTCAAGGCAGGGCCGATTATCGTCCTGATGTGGCGGATCCGGCTATTGAATTACGGTTAGAGCGAGTCCGATCTGTTCTAGGGCCAGTCAAAACTGAGACGGGAAAAGGAGAAATTGCGGCGATCGATGTGGAACGTATTTTGACGGATTTAAGTTGTCAATTAACCTCTGTCTCTGAAGAGCCTCAAGTCTGGACGGTGATGGTTCCCTCCTATCGCTATCGAGATATTGAACGAGAAATTGATCTCATTGAAGAAGTGGCTCGCCTTTATGGTTATGACCGTTTTTATGAGCAATTGCCTGATAAAACTGAACCAGGCGGTCTTTCCCTGGAATATCAATTAGAACGGCAAATCCGTGAAAGCTTTCGGGCAGTGGGATTAACGGAAGTGGTGCAATATTCCCTAGTCAAACCCCAGGGGCTAGAAGTGGTGTTGGCGAATCCTCTCTTTGCCGAATATTCAGCCCTACGAACCAATTTATTAGATGCCCTCATTGATGCCTTTGCCTATAACCAATCCCAGGGCAATGGTGCGTTAAACGCTTTTGAAATTGGTCGTATTTTCTGGCAGAACGGAGAAGGGATTCAGGAAGCAGACGCGATCGCCGGAATTTTGGGGGGAGAATTTTTCCCCTTGGGCCAGTGGACTCAGGGTGGCAAACCGGCGGTTATGACCTGGTACGAAGCGAAGGGCTTACTGGAAAATGTTCTCGCTCGTTTAGGTTTAAGTGTTGAGTATCAACCGGATAGTAAAGATACCCGCCTTCATCCTGGACGCACGGCTTCTCTTTGGTTAAAGGGTCAATATCTGGGCATTTTTGGTCAATTGCATCCCCAATTGCGACAGGAACGAAGTTTACCCGATGCGGTCTATGCCTTTGAATTTAAAATGTCTGTCCTTCTCAATACGCTGCAACAGGATTCCTTAACCACTCCCCATTTTGTCCCCTATTCCACCTATCCTGCCGTAGCACGGGATTTAGCTTTTTATGCTCCCATTAAACTGGCGGTTAGGGACTTAACGCAATCCATGAATCAAGCCGGTGGTGATTTGTTAGACGATATTCAACTCTTCGATGATTACCAAGGGGATTCTGTCCCGTCTGGCCAAAGGAGTTTGGCTTTTAGTCTGGTTTATCGAGCCAGCGATCGCACGTTAACTGATGCAGAAGTGGATCCTGTCCATAACCAAATTCGGGAAGCTTTAAGTTCTCAGTTTGCCGTTACTTTAAGGAGTTAA